The genome window TCCATCCGATCGGTTCGACCAACCGGAAAGGCCGAAACAACAGCCTGCAGGCGACCCCCGACGACCCTGGAAGCCCCTATGCCATCGGCTCTGCCGATGGCGGCCATGATTCCATCCATCCGGAACTCGGCACTTTCGAGGATTTTCGTCGCCTGATCAAAGCGGCCGAGCATCACGGCCTTGAGATCGCGCTCGATCTCGCCATCCAGACATCGCCCGATCACCCGTGGCTGAAGCAGCATCCGGGTTGGTTTGACTGGCGGCCGGATGGAACGATCCGTTACGCCGAGAACCCGCCGAAAAAATACGAGGACATCGTCAACGTCGATTTTTACACGAAGGATTCGGTGCCCGGACTATGGCTCGAGCTGCTGCGGGTCGTCCAGTTATGGGTGGATCAGGGCGTAAAATTGTTTCGGGTCGACAATCCCCACACCAAGCCATTTCCTTTCTGGGAATGGCTGATTGACGATATCAGGGCGCGTCATCCGGATGTGGTTTTCCTCTCGGAAGCGTTCACCAAGCCCAAAGTCATGTACCGGCTCGCAAAGCTCGGCTTTTCCCAATCCTACACATACTTCACCTGGCGCAATTCCAAATGGGAACTCGAGCAATATATGCGGGAGCTCACCCAGACGACCGCGAAGGATTTTTTCCGCCCGCATTTCTTCGTCAACACGCATGATATCAATCCGGATTTTCTGCAGGATGCCCCTCGCCCGGCCTTCCTGATCCGCGCCGCGCTCGCGGCAACCCTTTCCGGTCTTTGGGGTGTCTATAACGGCTTTGAACTTTGCGAGGGACGGCCCGACGCCAAACGGAAGGAATATGCCGACAGCGAAAAATATGAGATCCGCGCCTGGGATCATAATCGGCCCGGAAACATCATCGCCGAAATCCGGATGCTCAACCGGATCAGAAGCGAAAACAGCGCATTGCATTCGCATCTGGGGTTAACGCTTCTCAACGCACCCAACGAAAATATTCTCTTTTTCGAAAAAGCGAACCCTGCCCGCGACAACGTCCTGCTCGTCGCCATCAGCCTTGATCCCGATCATCCGCAGGAGAGCGAGATCGACATACCGCTCTGGCACTGGTCACTCGGGGATGGCGGCACGTTGGACGCCGAGGATCTCATCGGCGGCGGTCGCTTCAGTTGGACCGGCAAACGGCAGAGGATCAGGCTTGATCCACAAAGCCTGCCCTTCGCGATCTGGCGCGTCCGGTCAAGGGAGGCATGAATGGATACGATGCAGCGCGACAGAGAACGCGATCCGCTCTGGTACAAGGATGCGATGATCTATCAGCTCCATATCAAATCGTTCTACGATGGCAATAATGATGGCGTCGGCGATTTTGCGGGGCTGCATCAAAAGCTCGACCATATCGCGGCGCTTGGAATCAACGCCATTTGGCTGCTGCCCTTCTTCCCCTCGCCGCGCCGCGACGACGGTTATGACATTGCCGATTATGGCAACGTCAGTCCGGATTACGGGACGATGGAGGATTTTCGCGCCTTCGTGGACGCCGCCCATCAGCGCAATATCCACGTCATCATCGAACTCGTGATCAATCACACCTCGGATCAGCACCCCTGGTTCCAGCGCGCCCGCCATGCGCCAGCAGGGTCGCCCGAACGGGATTTTTACCTTTGGTCGGATACCGATCAGAGGTTTTCAGAAACCCGCATCATTTTCGTCGATACCGAAAAATCCAACTGGACCTGGGATCCGGTCGCCGGCGCCTATTATTGGCATCGGTTCTACTCGCACCAGCCGGATCTGAACTTCGACAATCCCCTGGTGATGGAAGAATTGCTGAAAGTAATGCGCTTTTGGCTGGAAACGGGCATCGACGGTTTTCGCCTGGATGCGATCCCCTACCTCGTCGAGCGGGAAGGCACGATCAACGAGAACCTGCCCGAAACCCACGCGATCCTGAAGCGGATACGCGCGGCGTTGGATTCGACCCATCCCGGCGTGATGCTGCTGGCGGAGGCGAACCAATGGCCGGAAGATACGCGCGAATATTTCGGCGACGGCGACGAATGCCATATGGCGTTTCATTTCCCGCTGATGCCGCGCATGTACATGGCGATCGCCAAAGAAGACCGTTTTCCAATCACCGATATCCTGCGCCAGACGCCGGAAATTCCGGACATCTGCCAATGGGCAATATTCCTGCGCAATCACGATGAGCTGACGCTCGAAATGGTGACCGACGCCGAGCGCGATTATCTCTGGGAAACCTACGCCTCCGATAAGCGCGCGCGCATCAATCTCGGCATCCGCCGGCGCCTTGCGCCGCTGATGGAGCGCGACCGCCGCCGCATCGAACTCATGAACGCGCTTCTCCTATCCATGCCGGGAACGCCGGTGATTTATTACGGCGATGAAATCGGCATGGGCGATAATATCTATTTGGGCGACAGGGACGGCGTCAGAACCCCGATGCAGTGGTCTTTCGACCGCAACGCCGGCTTTTCCCGCGCGGACCCCGCGCGCCTCGTTTTGCCGCCGATTGCCGATCCACTCTATGGATTTGAAGCCGTCAACGTCGAGGCGCAAAGCACGGACGCCCATTCGCTCCTGAATTGGATGCGCAGGATGCTGGCGCTGCGCGGCAAACATCCTGCATTCGGACGCGGTTCGCTGCGGTTCCTCTCGCCGGACAACCGCAAGATCCTCGCTTATCTCCGCGAATATGAAGACGAAACCATTCTCTGCGTTGCCAATCTCTCCCGGCTGCCGCAGGCCGTGGAACTGGACCTGTCGCAGTTCGAGGCGCGTGTGCCGATAGAATTGACGGGCATGTCGCCATTTCCGCCCATTGGTCAATTGACCTACCTGTTGACACTACCGCCCTACGGCTTCTTCTGGTTCCAGTTGGTTGCCGATGCGGACGGACCGGCCTGGCGGACAGCCCCTCCCGAGCAGCTCCCCGACCTGTTGACGATGGTCATCCGCCGGAACCTGCTGGAATTGGTGGACGAGCCCAGACATTCAAACATCCTGAATTCCGAGATCCTGCCGGCCTATCTTGCCAAGCGCCGCTGGTTTGGGGCGAAAGACCAGACGCTGCAGGCGGCCCGGCTGATTTCTGCGACACCAATTCCGTTTACCGAAGGTGTCGTGCTTGGTGAATTGGAGGCGACGCTTCCGGATCATATGGAATCGTACCAGCTTCCGCTTGCCGTAGCGTGGGATGACACACAGCCCCCGATACTCGCCCAGCAGCTCGCGCTGGGCAGGCTCCGCCAGGGCCGGCGCGTCGGTTTCCTAACAGACGGATTTGCCGTGGATGCGATGGCGCGCGGGATCGTGCGCGGCCTTTGCGAACGGTCCCACACAACCGGCCGTACGGGAACCATAGAGTTCATCGGTACCGATCAGCTCGATCATCTTGAAATGACCGCTGACATGCCGATCCATTGGCTCTCGGCGGAGCAGTCGAATAGTTCGCTGATCATCGGCGACTTGGTCATCATCAAACTGATCCGGCATATCTTTCCCGGCATGCACCCGGAAGTCGAGATGACGCGCTTTCTGACCCGGGCCGGCTATGACCACACTGCCCCCTTCCTGGGCGAGGTTGCGCATACGGATTCCGGCGGACGCCGATCCACTCTCCTCATCGTCCAGGGCGCGATCCGAAACCAGGGCGACGCCTGGAACTGGATGCTGAGCAATCTTCGTCGCGCCGCCGACGAATTCGCCTTGAGCGATCCGGCCGCTCAGCCGCGCGACGATTTTTTCCAGTCGCTGACGAATTTCGTCGGCATGGTCGGTCAGCGGCTCGGCGAGTTGCATGTGGTTCTCGCCCAAAGTACCGAGGAGGAGGCTTTCAAACCGGTCACTGCGGCCGATACCGAGGTCGCATTGCTGAAGAAAGCAATCACCGGCGAAGTCTCCTATGCCCTATCGAAGCTTGCGGAAATGGATGAGACCGCCGATCCGGATATCGATGCGCTTGCTAAGCCGCTTCTGAAGCGCCAGGCATCGATTATCGACCTCGCCGATATGCTGGCCGAAAGCGTCCGCGGCACGCTCATGACACGCGTGCATGGCGATTTTCATCTCGGCCAGATCCTCGTCAGCGAAGGCGATGCAGTGATCATCGATTTCGAAGGCGAGCCCGCGAGGAACCTTGCCGAGCGCCGGGCCAAGACAAGTCCCTTGCGGGATGTGGCCGGACTGTTGCGGTCGCTGAGCTACCTCGCCGCGACCGCCGACCTCGACAACGATGCGGTCATCGAGCACGAGAACGAGCGTCGACGGAAGGCCATCGCGCGTTTCGCAGGGAATGCCGAACGGGCTTTTTTGACCGCCTATTTCGAAGCAATTTCTGCGTCGGCTGCACTGTCCATGCCGCCCCAACAGCGGCGTAGGATTCTCGACGCCTTTCTTCTGGAAAAGGCTGCTTATGAAGTCGCCTACGAGGCGCGGAACCGGCCGAAATGGCTGCCCATTCCGTTAGCAGGGCTTTCGGGCATCCTGTCCAATCTTATGGAGGCTCGCTAGTGGATATCGAACGCGCCGATCTTCTCGCCGACGTCT of Rhizobium sp. NXC24 contains these proteins:
- the treS gene encoding maltose alpha-D-glucosyltransferase — encoded protein: MDTMQRDRERDPLWYKDAMIYQLHIKSFYDGNNDGVGDFAGLHQKLDHIAALGINAIWLLPFFPSPRRDDGYDIADYGNVSPDYGTMEDFRAFVDAAHQRNIHVIIELVINHTSDQHPWFQRARHAPAGSPERDFYLWSDTDQRFSETRIIFVDTEKSNWTWDPVAGAYYWHRFYSHQPDLNFDNPLVMEELLKVMRFWLETGIDGFRLDAIPYLVEREGTINENLPETHAILKRIRAALDSTHPGVMLLAEANQWPEDTREYFGDGDECHMAFHFPLMPRMYMAIAKEDRFPITDILRQTPEIPDICQWAIFLRNHDELTLEMVTDAERDYLWETYASDKRARINLGIRRRLAPLMERDRRRIELMNALLLSMPGTPVIYYGDEIGMGDNIYLGDRDGVRTPMQWSFDRNAGFSRADPARLVLPPIADPLYGFEAVNVEAQSTDAHSLLNWMRRMLALRGKHPAFGRGSLRFLSPDNRKILAYLREYEDETILCVANLSRLPQAVELDLSQFEARVPIELTGMSPFPPIGQLTYLLTLPPYGFFWFQLVADADGPAWRTAPPEQLPDLLTMVIRRNLLELVDEPRHSNILNSEILPAYLAKRRWFGAKDQTLQAARLISATPIPFTEGVVLGELEATLPDHMESYQLPLAVAWDDTQPPILAQQLALGRLRQGRRVGFLTDGFAVDAMARGIVRGLCERSHTTGRTGTIEFIGTDQLDHLEMTADMPIHWLSAEQSNSSLIIGDLVIIKLIRHIFPGMHPEVEMTRFLTRAGYDHTAPFLGEVAHTDSGGRRSTLLIVQGAIRNQGDAWNWMLSNLRRAADEFALSDPAAQPRDDFFQSLTNFVGMVGQRLGELHVVLAQSTEEEAFKPVTAADTEVALLKKAITGEVSYALSKLAEMDETADPDIDALAKPLLKRQASIIDLADMLAESVRGTLMTRVHGDFHLGQILVSEGDAVIIDFEGEPARNLAERRAKTSPLRDVAGLLRSLSYLAATADLDNDAVIEHENERRRKAIARFAGNAERAFLTAYFEAISASAALSMPPQQRRRILDAFLLEKAAYEVAYEARNRPKWLPIPLAGLSGILSNLMEAR